The DNA sequence GGGCAAGGCATGACCATCACCACCGCTGCCGCCACCGCCACCACCGCTCCTGTGgctacaaccaccaccacaagaAGAAGATCAAGCAAGAGGGACCGGCACAGCAAGATCAACACTGCTAGGGGACTAAGGGACAGAAGAATGAGATTGTCCCTTGAAGTTGTTAGAAGATTCTTCGGTCTTCAAGATATGCTTGGATTCGACAAAGCAAGCAAGACCGTTGAGTGGCTGCTCAACCAAGCGAAAGTGGAGATCAAACAACTcgcaagggagaagaagaagaatcaccAAAGCTGTAGCAGCTTCAATGGCAAAAGCGCCTCTTCAACTTCTGAGTGCGAAGGGGTTTCGAGCTTGGACGAAGTGGCCATAAGCGAAAATCAAGGACATAATGGAAAACTATTACCCACACCAACAACTACCACGAAGACGAAGAAGCGAAGGGGTAGTAACAAAGTTTCAAGGAAAAGCTCATTCAATCCAATTGGTAAAGAATCGagggaaaaggcaagggaaaggGCCCgggaaagaacaagagagaagacCAGGTTGAAGAAGCTTGCTCATCAAGAATCAACGGCAAATAATAATGatcaaaataacaataataatgataatgataataataagcaatgcaacaacaacaatgatgaTGTGGCAACAAGTGTTATTGGATTGAATCGATTGAGTACATGGAACCCCTTTGAGAATGTTGAAGAATCTGCAGGTACTAATAATAACGATAATCACCATAGTCAAGGCTTGAATCCTCCTTCTTCCCTTGCCcaagcagaagcagaagaacCAAGTTCTTCGGCGAAGGATCACCACCAGCCTTTGGAAGCTGCTGCGGAGGACATGGTGCATCACGAAGAAGAATCTCTTGTGATTATGAGCAAATGGAGTCCAACAATGATCTTCAATTCTCTCGTCAATAACTCCTCAATCTTTCAAGAAGTAAGATCAATAATTCTTATTAGCCAAAGTTATATGTATATACATCATCGTCACTTCAATTTGATTTACAACAACTATAATCGACAGGGCAAAATTCTTACATCAATTGACACAAAACTACGATAGATAATTAGCGTGTGTTCTGTTGTATGTATGTGTTGCTGAAAATCATATGCATAATAAGTACatagatatatatattattctgatcattgatgaataaaatttggtTTGCAGCATCATCAATTTGCAGAATTTCAGTCCATGGGAAAATCCTGGGAGAACTACAACAATTACGCGTAATAATCTTTTTATGATCTATATTGCTGCAAAATTATGAACTGTGCACTACCCATCAAAGTTTTTTGTGTGTCAGCGGAATAATAAAATCAACACAAGCAAGTATGTAGCATGGATGTATTTCTTCTTTACTTTCCTTTTGGCATGTAATGTGACAAGGTATCTTCAATTCTATCAAAaacttattgttattattatttatttgaatgaATGATTAATGGTTGTATGTATTTATATCTTCATCTTTACAAAATATTGTTGTACTACAAAATCAGTTATATATATGTACTCAAAAATCAACTACCAAAGTTTCAGAGATTATGTTATGAACTAATTAAGAATGATTAAATGTgtactaattaaattataaaagcataGTTAGATGTTTTAAGTTTAGTTTTTAAGTAATGCTGCTATTATTGCCATCATATCTACTGTGTATAGTTTTGGACATGTTCATCATCTTGTGgttgttgtttttattttcaaagtTCAATGATTACTTGAAAAAGGGTTAGGGTTACTTCATTCTCAGATGTATGTATGTTTGTTGTTCTTGTTTGTGAGCAGGTTATTCCCAAGTGGATTCCAATGTGTAAAATTTTGATAATCTCTAGATGTGATTGAATTGACATTTGAGTCTTCCactctaaatataaataataagatTAAGTGACTAATTTCATTTAAAATCAACTAATTATCATCACTATTAGgattagttaatatatatatatatatatatatatatatatatatatatatatatatataaactctaTTTGACATATATAGTATAACAAGCAATTAAGATATGAGAatgtttgaaataataaaataactctAATTTTATTAGTAACATAATCAGATaataaattgttattattatctcAAATTATAATGAGAGTTAAGAGATAAtgctaaataattattttgtgaTGATCATTTATTAAGAACTTGAATAAGCAAAGTATTAACTAACCattataatgattttttttatcattcgACACTAAACATGTAAAttaaaaaaaccaataaaaattattataaaatacttAAGCAAATTATTCTATATTTCatttatttgtaaattttttatcataaaagaCACACACAAATATATCATTattatacaatattttttttacctAATCTATTTAACTTTATTTATATCTATGGATGTTCATGGATCCAATCCGTATATACACAAAATTTATCCAAATTCGATTTGAAAATTATGGATATTGATCTGAGATCGAATCCGATTCATACGCTAATGCATAGTCGCAAATTTgcagaatataaataaataagtaaatatttttttcatattttattttaactaataattctcatatatattgtattattttatttttattattaaaaaaaatatatttaataatattttaggagtaaatattttttaaagaataaaaaaaatattttaatttttttaataaaaataagttttttaaatattttatattttacaaatacaTTTGATGTATTTGAGGTGCGACTCAAACTTAAAACTGATCTAATCCAATTCAATAATTTTAGTGCGAATAGAATCGAAATTTTGACTATATCAGATCCgatcatgttatttatttatttaataaatcatTTCTCTACCTCAAATGATCaaagataatattttaatttatgttccaTTAATTAAATCTCTAAATATGTCAACAATTGAACAAAATTACAATAGTTTCTTATCATTTAAGAgttgtaaagaaaaaaaattagtaaaattaaatgatattaatctctagtgaataaaaagatagtataaaaattcaattgattaaaaatatttaaaagaattaattagTAGAAATGCATGTGATATACTTCAacataatctttttttttcttctttttctatctgttttttTGCTGTTCAGTACATGTTAGACAGTTCTGATTTGAACGTGACTTCTGTAACATGAAACTCTGAAAAACAGAATACGTACGTCTGTCTGATCTTCATGTCAGAAAAAAAGGCTACGTACAAATTATTCCATAATTCACAAATTGTTTTCTATATATGTATAGGTTaaggtctatttttgaaaaaaaaatttgttattactTGCTAGAAGGATTCTTAGTAGGAACACattacaaatattaaattaaaaaatataattttatatacatttaatatttctaataatatcaaaatattatattttttacaaaggtatgctttattatttttattaattgttttatTCTCAGAAGTTTTAAAAAGCATTTATTATCTCTTTATACACTATAAACATttatattttactaatttatttttcatattcaTACAATATTCactatattgaattttatggGCAGCACTTTATAAATTCAAAACCGAGTTAGAAATTTTCAATACTTAATATAAATCTATGTAATACCAATATTCaagttttaatattaatataaaaaatacattcatttaaccttttttttaatagaaaagaatgaaaaaacgaccaaataaataaaagtacTCAATGCCGTACTTTATAATCCTTCAATAGTCTTCTCCAACGAGGTTTCATAGATAATTcatggataattttttttatttattgataattAAATTGAGATCAAATATTGAATTTaaggttaaaaattttatttttaattcaaattattaattatgatatataattatataaatattaatatatcattttatacgattcaaaataaaattaaacttaaacttAACATTGAAAATACTTTAAATTTGTTTtcctaaaattatttatttttataaaataattttatttttaaatattatttagttatttttatgggTGAATAGAAAATTttgtaattcaaaaaaaatatattaaaaaattttgtgttgaattataaaatttttactaaaaaataaactgactaaattaaaataagattaataaaaaaaattttgtctgTGGATTCGTATGCATGAGAACATTGATATTTTTGGACTTATACCCTTAGTCATGAGACACTGTTGTCAGCAATCTGGAAACGAATTTGTGCTAAGCTTTTGTTTTGGTTTGTGCAGCAGATGGCCTTGTTtttttaatgtctttttttttttcctttttaatcttTATATCTTTGTTGTTTATGCGTTTTGGAGTTATCAatcaattatttattaattattttttcaaaaaatattttttttgaaataaattcatgcaaaaatagtgaaaattaaatgataaaaaatataaattaataggtattaaaataattcttaaaatattaaatatatgtcaAACTGGTATTTGAGAGACCAAacattttaaattgattttaaaaaatataattgtaaGTCAAACTGACAATTTAtcataaataaattgataaaactgatttaattattattttattttttaaaaccaatttaaAGTATTAATCTAAAGCAAAATTAATATAAGTGTAATCTTTTTAGGACCATCTgaaattaacacaaaaaatataacataaaaatttaaaaatattatttccaGTATCACGAACCactaatattttatcaaattgaaaataatttctctcttttctatcatATCGGAAACCAGaaagttaaaatattaaaataaagtgaaaactcaagtgcagtcgactttacgtgaagttgatagatcAGAACCgctagataaaaatttagtcaaatcaatcaaatcatctaacgacacCTAAATTTCTACCTTAGAATAAAAATCACCCCACAGCGTACCATTTTAGGTTTGATATGTGATGCGCAAATTGCGCATAGGTTCAAagtattttgaattttgatgccaCTACTGAAAGTGGTCTTTAGTCATTTCATAATATTCAGACTATAGTGTATAGATCCGGTCACTCATATATCCACATTTGAAGACcttaatatataatagttaacaTGGTAAGGTTGGTtctattaatttcttttattttgtttccctGGCCTTAAATCTAGTTGGACTTGGAAACAAAAattagaattgaataaaaaaaaaagaaaaagcaacatTTCCAACCGCTATACTAAGTAATGCTGAATTGCTGATCATAGAACTAATGCTTAAAAGTCTTCTAAAAAGTTTTGGAGCCACAATAATTGCACGGTGTACGTATGTATATATTCTAAATATAATATGATATGAttcaaaattattcataattgttCCAATGACAGTAGTtctgaagaaattaaagaaaaagatcaaAAGAATGAAATTGCATAGCATATGCCATATGGTAACAGTTGTAGAGAGAAAAAAGCAAATTCAGTGCCTTGGCTTGTAACCATCAATAAGGAATCCACCATAAAGTTTCAATTATTAGCTCATTTTGTTtgataaccttttttttttttgataaattgaACTTTTTAATTTAACGTAAAATCCACCTTCACTTGATTCTATTTTCTTGTATTTGTCAGatgaaatttttttcaattagacagatgatttttagtttattttcctttcttctaattttgaataaaatattgtaGTAAATTGTAGAATCACACAAAACTGTAACTTTGTCAAAAGAAATTTGATAGTTTTGTACTTTGTACTTTTCTTTCTTATGTGCAGCTATTATATATACTAGTCTTTGCAATTATTAATTgttaaatatgtaaaattatacaaacgagaaattagttaaaaaaaatatcaaagcaATCGATGttgaatttaaataataaaaaaatattttgagaacAATTTATTCACCATAATTCTTCATATAATAATATCAGTAATTTTAAAACAGACAATCAGacaataactaaaaatatcttattttatttaacttttataattttatatgaaaaaagacaaataaattcttcactaaattaaaatacaagTCCAATCCTGACTTTTGTAGATGAGAGACACATACATTTCTCTAACAATGGTTTGAATCCAATACCAAATGACTTATGATGTGTCCACTATTTAGAAAAactagaaatttttttataattaaatttgacgAGAGACTTgtttatttttaagataaaaaatcaatatgtatttgatattttgttatttgatGCATATAAATATTTTGGAGGGGCTTAATTGGAATTCCAATGGGTTTTAATTATGTGAGGATTGTTAGCAGCAGTAATGCAGAGAAGTGATCAGGCTTTAGAAAGCAGCAAGTTAGTGAAAGAGACAATCATATCCAAGCCCTAATATGTTAAGTTTCCATGTGAAATTCCATTCCTCTCCCTGCCCCCTACCTATGCCTGTATCCTATTCAATATTCATCACATAAACCATTACAGTATTCCCAacaaaaaaaggaaggaaaaaaaaaaaagaagaaaaagaagaaaaagaataagagaatTCCTGTACCCTAGCTAAAACCAGAATTAGAATGTGCAGAAAAccagggaagaagaaagaaaaccaGATGAAGACAAAAAACGAAGCTAAGATCCGAAAATTATTATGCGATGAAGTTCTCGATCGTCATCACAAAGACGCAAAcggaaataattttattattaatttaaaaaaaaaaagaaaaaagaaaaggaatctgTTGTAGGATAATATATGCCCTAGTTAGGTAGGGCGAAGATAGAGACAAAGGAAGAGTAGGTGGTTGTGTATAGATTCATAGGCTTTTTCCGTCACAGCAGTGTGAGATTCTCAGATCCAGTTCTTAATTACTTGTAGATCAGATCCATATTAATTACAACAGAAACAAAGAACGAAGAATATATACGAAGAGATTCCACAATCAGAAATTAATTAGAAAACCCCAGCCCCAACCCTAGTTGTTTTACATAGAGATGcgaattgaagatgaagaatttGTCTGTAGTGAGATGGATCTATCGGAGAAGAAGAGATGCGGACGGAGATCTGATGTGATGTGAGgtgtggcggtggcggtggcggtggcggtggcgaaGAAGAAGATCGAACCCTAATGGAGGGGAGCGTcgatgagaaagagagagagagatggtagTGGATCTCACTTACCTAACATCGATCACTATTCTCTCTCACTCACGCCAGTCGCCATGGCCCAACAATCATAGACTAAAAAGCATGACCATCATTGTTTGTTTGTTACCAGCACCGTTCCAACGGGTTTATATTTCtatcttttatatatttatattttaaaaatatcaaaattatttctctttttttatttatttacaaaatgtatatttttttaacaaatttaaattgatatattAGTTTACTTGTCTgctttaataaatattaaaaattaaaattttaatttatgtatacaACAAACATTTTAATAGAACTTTGatatgtaataaattttaaaaataagtgaattttttttatcttttttctctAACTTACTTTGACAAATTAAGTcagtattaattttaattttattattaattaaaatgttttacaaaaatactattttaaaaaaaatacatttttactttattacgtaatttttacttaaaaaattaaacaataataataaatatatttcgCTAATGTAACTCATGAATAAAATCATATTTTACCAAGAAACccttataaaaattcaaaaatacattttgttacattaataaaatatatttttattattatgaaatCTTTTTATTACAATTTTTTGGTAAAACATATAATAAAGAAATCTTTTATTAAAGGTTATTTGCACAAAGCaccatttaattaattaaaaaagttgAAATTAACATCGATCTAATTAGAagttccaaattttttttaaagtggataaaaaatgagatttttaatttttttttctaaaattaagagtgaaatttaaacttaaaatttttagatgaagataAAAATACTATGCTATTTGAGTTATAAGTAGTTGGCATGATGTTATTAATGTTATTAGAAAAGAAAGTGTCTATTTTATAATAATCATATTAATTGTATACTAAATAAACCACtacaattagttattaatataaaatactcattaaactataaaaaatacattaaaaataaattaaattatatatatatttatatataaatatatgataattgattttaatgtgtaaataatatttttaatttttataaataaaagtaaGGTGAAAAGAGTAAAACTTTAacattctcttatttttaatataacacaacaaatataaaaataattatatataatatcttagaggtttaaaaatcttttaaaaatataaaagtaatgtGAGATACCAAAGGAatgtaaaaacaaaaacaaaaagataacTATTAAATACAAACATCACTAACctctataatatatattatcattatataaTTGCTTCGGTCATACagatatattcttttattttctccACAATGACATGACAGTTTTACGTTAATAGTATAGTACAACTAAatcttaaaaaattagttattaatacacaatcaattggaattattattattattgttattattatcattattattaaaaatagaaaataaaacacaCTCTAAATCTAAGAGTTCATTTCTATCTTACTCGAAATATATCCATGCGctgacaaaaattattttaaagatattattgacaaaattaaaaataactaataaatattatattaaataaagtatcgtttttatttttaatatttaggataagtcttaaaattattttttaacgtttaaattatcctatttaaatCTATAACGTGTTAAAATTGACTAAATATTGTGCTGTTGTTAAAAATCTGTTAACAGAATTAATAGCGGGACAAAATTCagacgattttgaaacattagaaacttaaataaaacaaaaacgttggagacaaaaataatatatagaattaaattttaattttatcctttaataatatcaattatttacggtacataattatttaattattttttaatcacatctaagtaaattacacttaatcacgttactttcattctaaataaatttatttttttttataattttgctcttaaaaatttttactcttcataaaatatttgtagaattaCTAGAATCATATTACTTTAgtgtatatgtatcatttttttctgcaagtttatgtattagtcattctacaaatatttcataATGAGTAAacatctttaagagtaaaattataaaaaaataattttttctaaaaataaagtgtAATTTACTTGCCAATGCCCAATGAGGACTCATCTAACAGGTTACGGGTTTGAGTCTtcctatttttggtaaaaaaaagtgtaatttacttaaatgtgattaaaaaataattgaataattatgtaccgtaaaaaattgatattattgaaggataaaattaaaatttatttctatgtatcatttttatcCCTAACGTATTCTTCCTATTTAAATCCTTAACCTTTTAAATTCATCTCAATTTTGTTCCACCGttaattctgttaacagatctcTAACGGTAGGACACGATtaaatcaattttgaaacgttagggacttaaataggacgatttaaatgttagggataACTTTGAGATTTACCCCAAAAattagggacaaaaatgatactttattctattatattttatataagtgACGAAAAAACTTTCATATTTAGAAaacaatttatctttttaatttaaatttttgtgttaatatttgaataaatatttagaaggtacacaaaaaaattcagaacaaaatttggtcttaaatttttttctattttccaaaaaaaaattttaaaataatttacttgatacaaaattataaaattttaaaaataaaaattattatttttaataatatttataaaaaaattttattaaaatatgatctctaatttttttaaatatatatttaatatttaattttttatgatattttaaatatttttagatttatttattattaatatcttttaaaattatttttattaacgaTATAAAGTTTGGGTTACCATTTGTATAGTTTATCTATCCTAAATTCCTAACTAAtgaagaccaaaaaaaaaaaaattcctaacTAATAAACACGGCCACGACATACAGAAGTATCTCTTATCTTCTCTGCAGCATATAACCAGATTATGAAACATTATTAACAACATTGTTTGGCATTCACTTTATAGTTGTCtaaacaacaacagcaacaaaaCAGCTTCGTGGAACGTTTTCAAGACTACTAATCAAACTACTTGACTTTAAACTTCttgattttttctttcataaggaTCACATCATGCCACTGTATATTTTCTTTGAGAAGAATAAAAAGTAATTGGACAAAGGGTACGTACGGTGAGAAAATTTAATATATGATTCAAAGTTCAAGCATATtacatatacattaaaattaattattaaaataaatatacaataaaatataaaatatatattaaaaattaattaaattatatatatttatatataaatatataataattaattttaataattagttttaatatataaataatatttttatatataattatctgTGGCGCATAacgtaattaataaaaatgaaaactaaattaaatcaaAACATGTCGGTAACACGGTAACTAAgctgacaaaaataaaaaatatctctctcacacacacaaccacatattttatatatatatatatattaaaaaataatattaaattaattattatgtattttacTTTTGTAAAATTTAATAAATGAAGCTTATTTTGGAGAAGTTTTTTCAAAAATGATTTTTAGAGAAAATAACATTATTATTTACATCtccataataaataattttaaagttatGTTCAATCTAAACATGATGTTACATATTCCATATTAAGatagaaaaaattgaaattttacttTGCATTACTAGAAAGttgctaaaatttattttatatttagcgCCAATAAATATAGTTGTTAATATATTTATgagtaattaaatattaattgtctTATATTTGTcagtaaaaattttaataattattatataattatcggtaaaaaaattttaatggttataaaaaaatatataattatctttATAACATACAgtataataacaaataataattgtcatgaaaatataaattaaataagacaTATAATAGTTATTATGCTATTGTCACTAAACATTtgtcactaaaaataattttttgttatagtgtaaaaaaagtaaattaagtatataaaatataaaatcgtAATAagatttaaatcataaaattattaaatttagtataaaatttacaaaatcaattcacttatttaaaattataatatcgaataattttaaaaattaaattgaaattttaactaaTATGCAGTCGACAAAATTACACTTAATTAGTAAAAGTTTAATGTGTTTTGCTCTCCATTTTAACTTCTATCAATTTTCAACTTATTCTCTAAAACAACAATTTTGtataaattattttagtttttgattGAACAAAACATGGCATATGACATGTTACATAAGAAGACAAGACATATTCTATCGTCACTTTTATTTTGTGAAACAAAAACCAGTAAGATGAtgacataaaattatttatataaaaatttaaattactaaGTAGAAAGGTACATGaataattagatatttaaaataatattatataatcaataaaatttattatttttgatcaATATTtgatcaataatttatattttaaatattaaattttaaattctaaatactaaattttaaattctaataatttaaaaataaaatattgactaaagatattgtttaatattaataaatcatGTTCACCCTAGCATTTCTCATATTTAATATCTCTCTCATGTAAGAATTCTCTTAGCTTTCAAGCATAAATTAACAAAGACCTGTATTTTATGATACATAGATACTGATATTGATACGGATATAAGACACAATATAATACAATATAAGACATGCgaacacataaattttaaaatcttataagacactGAAACACACTATATATAATATACAAAGTATCTTTTAAATAAATTACaatgatattttgattttttttattgatattaaaatataaaataattttttaactatttttaatgttttcttttaattgtataaaatatttaaaatattttttgttttagtaaataataatatatattatttctaaactcatttcaagaatacACATTAACAATGTtagacacgctgacacgtgatagTATTTAGGTGTATCTAAGTGTGtccaaagaaaattttttattttttattagaacaTGGTTAAACACAACAAACATACAAATGTTATGTCCAAAATATGTTCGAACAGACATAACAACTCAGCAAAATGTCCGTATTTTATAGCCTATATTTGTTTTATTCTAAAGTAGTTCTATCTTTAATTCTTTATTTagaataacataaaaattaatacgGATTAAGATCTAAATCTGTTTACATTTATACTaagtatacataaaaaattaataactaaatcaactattcgtataaaatatattttaaaatataaaatatatattaataataaatttgacatgatatatgtatttatttatacataaatatacaacgattaatttgataattaattttttatgtatatacaatattttttatttattttatcatagCATCTTTTacaatatgttaaaaaattagttatgtaagaaacttaaattgttacattgaaatatataaataattatatattaaaaagttattactaaatatataatattttaaataaaattgggtaGTCTAATTTTATTATGAGTGTCACTAAAAATAGAtgttaagattttatttaaataaaaatctttgaAATGATTATTCTTTCTTAAAACTAATA is a window from the Arachis hypogaea cultivar Tifrunner chromosome 1, arahy.Tifrunner.gnm2.J5K5, whole genome shotgun sequence genome containing:
- the LOC112708777 gene encoding uncharacterized protein; the encoded protein is MYSSPNSSNTIHHFINGNDDQVSPYPNNQPLLFPSSSSSSNVRPFSIESSPSSKEEQANNNNCASTLPPSLPLSPPPTPSFSFFQFPYSPLFEDNEIFLNGEFHFLHHQSLGQSDHNDQAGVVNMEVSITNTNKNSSGQGMTITTAAATATTAPVATTTTTRRRSSKRDRHSKINTARGLRDRRMRLSLEVVRRFFGLQDMLGFDKASKTVEWLLNQAKVEIKQLAREKKKNHQSCSSFNGKSASSTSECEGVSSLDEVAISENQGHNGKLLPTPTTTTKTKKRRGSNKVSRKSSFNPIGKESREKARERARERTREKTRLKKLAHQESTANNNDQNNNNNDNDNNKQCNNNNDDVATSVIGLNRLSTWNPFENVEESAGTNNNDNHHSQGLNPPSSLAQAEAEEPSSSAKDHHQPLEAAAEDMVHHEEESLVIMSKWSPTMIFNSLVNNSSIFQEHHQFAEFQSMGKSWENYNNYA